In Luteipulveratus mongoliensis, the DNA window CGCCGACTCGGTGTCGGTCGTCGTCAAGGAGGACACCGGGCTGCCGCAGGAGCAGGCTCACCTGATCGGCATGGCCATGGTCGGCATGTGCCAGGTCGTCGCTCGCTACTGGCTGAGCAAGGGCACCTCGATCCCGCGCGAGGAGGCGTCCCGGCTCGTGGCGACGCTCGGCTGGCGCGGACTCGGCGGGCTGCCGCTGCACGAGGACGGGACCGGGGAACACCCGGGCGCCTGACCGACGTTGCAGCCCACAGTCATAGTGTTCTCCGAGTCGCATCCGCGTCCGCGCGTCGGTGCGGCCGTCATCAGCTGAAAGGGACCCCACCGTGGAGGTCAGGATCGGCGTGCAGAACGTCGCACGCGAAGTCGTCATCCAGTCCGAACAGAACTCGGACGAGGTTCAAAAGCTCGTTCTCGCCGCCCTGGAGTCGGGCAAGCCACTCACCCTCATCGACGAGCGTGGTCACAGCGTGACCGTGCCGGCCAACGTCCTTGGCTACGTCGACGTCGGCTCGGAGCAGAAGGGTCGCGTCGGCTTCGGCAGCTGAGCCCTCTCCCGTCGCACCTGTCACACCCGTTTCCGCGCGGTGACCTCGCCCACATCCTCGGGCGAGGGACCCGCGCGGTAACTATTTCCGCGCGCAGACACAGGGTTCAAGGTCTTGCCAACCGACTTCCTGAGGGGCAAAGTCAGGCAGAGAAGCACCCGTACCGACCCTCACGGTGCGGGACCTTGAAGCGGCCGTGAGGTCTGCGGCCGGAAACGGAGACATCCCATGATCGGCGACATCATCGGATTTATCGTCCTCGGTGCCATCATCGGCGCTCTGGCACGGCTCGTTCTGCCCGGCAAGCAGGACATCGGCTGGGCCGCGACCATCATCATCGGCATCATCGGCGCGTTCGTCGGTGGCCTCATCACCCGTGCGATCGTGGGCGACGACCACCGCTGGATCGGCTACGTCGTGAGCATCGCGATCGGTGCGCTGGGCGTCGCGGTCTACGCGGGCATGGAGGCCAAGAAGGTTCGCTCGACCTTGCCGACCGACCTGAGTGGCAACAGCCGCGCGAGCTGACACCCGTCGTACGGCACCACATCGAAGGGCCCGGCTCCGCAACGGAGCCGGGCCCTTCGGTGTCCGGATCAGGCCGACAGGCCCAACGCCTCCATACGGTCCGTGTGCCCCTGGGTGATACGCGCGAAGATCTGCGTCATCTCGGCCAGGTCGGCGCCGTGGCCGGAGCCGTCGTCGACCAGGAGCATGGTGATCGCGTCCCGGTCCGCCGCCACGCGCTGAGCCTGCGACAGCGCCTCGCCGATGAGCCGCCGCCCGAACAGGGCCAGCCGGCCCGCGATGGCCGGGTCGTCCGCGATGGCCTGCCGCAGCTCCTGCGCCGCGAACTCCGCCTGGCCGCTGTCCTGCAGGACCTCCTTGACCAGGTCGCGGGTCTGCGGGTCGACGTACGCCGAGATCTCGCGGTAGAAGTCCGAGGCGAGCGTGTTGCCGGCGTAGACCTTCATCAGACCCTCGAGCCAGCTGCTCGGCGGAGTCCGCCGGACCCACTCGTCGAAGCTCGCGGTGAAGGGCGCCATGGCTTCCTCCGGGTCGCCACCGAGCTCCTCGATCCGGCCCACCAGCCGCTCGTACTGGGTGAACTCGTTGGACGCGACCTTCGCGAGCGCGACCCGGTAGGCCAGCCGCGGAGCGGTCTGCGCGTCGTGCACGATGGTGAAGAACCCGACGAGCTCGCCGTACGCCAGAGCGCCGCACAGCTCGATCACGCTGGCGCGGAATGTGGGGTCGGAGAGGTCTCGGCCGGTGCTGGGTGCCATGTGTGGATGCTAACGATCGCGCCAACCCCCGGTAGGCTGGCCATGACAACTGGTGCCCGGTCGGCTTGTGCCGTGTGACAAATGGGCTTGACCCGCAGTTCGGGGCAAGCCGCGAGACCTCCGATCGGCCCTTCACCTGGTGTGGCCCGCACGTCTGACGTGCGCGCGGCCCCCGCCGATCAGAGAGACACCATGACCGACCAGATCACCAGCACGACCGAGGCGCAGGCCCCGGCCGAGCCCACCTTCGCCGACTTCGACGTGCACCCCGATATCGTCGGTGCGCTGCGCGACGCCGGCATCATCACCCCGTTCCCGATCCAGGCGATGACCCTTCCGGTCGCGCTGGCCGGGCACGACATCATCGGCCAGGCCAAGACCGGCACGGGCAAGACCCTCGGCTTCGGCGTCCCGATCCTCAACCGTGTGGTCGCCCCCGGCGATGCCGCGTACGACGACATGCCGGCTCCCGGCAAGCCGCAGGCTCTCGCGGTCGCGCCGACCCGCGAGCTCGCGGTGCAGGTGTCCGGCGACATCGAGCGGGCCGGCCGGGCCCGCGGCATCCGGGTCCTGACCGTCTACGGCGGTCGCGCGTACGAGCCCCAGATCGAGGCGCTGCGCAAGGGCGTCGAGGTCGTCGTCGGCACACCCGGGCGCCTGATCGACCTGGCCAACCAGGGCTACCTGGACCTGTCGTACGTCCGCTCCGTCGTCCTCGACGAGGCCGACGAGATGCTGGACCTGGGCTTCCTGCCCGACGTCGAGAAGCTCCTGGCGATGACGCCGGCGTCCCGTCAGACGATGCTGTTCAGCGCCACCATGCCGGGTGCGGTCGTCGCCCTGGCGCGTCGCTACATGACGCAGCCGACGCACATCCGCGCGATGAACGAGGAAGGCGACGACGGCCACACCGTCAAGGCCATCGAGCAGTTCGTCTACCGCGCGCACGCGATGGACAAGGTCGAGATGCTGGCCCGCATCCTGCAGGCCAAGGACCGCGGCCTGACCATCATCTTCACCCGCACCAAGCGCACCGCAGCCAAGGTCGCCGACGACCTGGTCGAGCGCGGCTTCGCAGCTGCTGCCATCCACGGCGACCTCGGCCAGGGCGCCCGCGAGCAGGCGCTGCGTGCCTTCCGCGCCGGCAAGGTCGACATCCTCGTGGCCACCGACGTGGCGGCGCGAGGGATCGACGTGGACCACGTGACCCACGTGATCAACTACCAGTGCACTGAGGACGAGAAGACCTACGTCCACCGCATCGGCCGCACCGGCCGCGCCGGCAACACCGGCATCGCGGTGACCTTCGTCGACTGGGACGACATGCCGCGCTGGGCGCTGATCAACAAGGCGCTCGACCTCGGCATCCCGGAGCCCGTCGAGACCTACTCCTCCTCGGAGCACTTCTACGAGGACCTCGACATCCCGCAGGGCGCGACCGGCACCCTGCCCAGGTCCTCCCGTACCCGTGCCGGCCTCGGCGCGGAGAAGGTCGAGGACCTCGGCGAGACGGGCAAGTCCGGCGGCCGTGGCGGCGCTCCGGCAGGACGTGGTCACGGACGTTCGGGAGGCGGGCGTGGGTCCAAGACCTCCGACCGTCCTCAGACCAACGCGTCCGAGACGCCGCGCGCGGAGGGTGAGCGTGGCACGGGCGACGCAGCCCGCCGGCGTCGGCGTCGTCGTACGCGTGGTGGCGACAAGCCGGCCGCGGGCAGCCAGGACTGATCGAGCCGCTTATGAGCCCAGGGGATCAGGAAGCGCATCCATTCAGCCCGGCCACGGTGGCCGTGCTGCGCAACACCGACCGACGTCTGCGGGCCGCAGATCGTGGTGACCTGACCCGACGCTACGCGGCCTGCAAGGCTGCCCTGACCGGGCTGGCGCCGCTCGATGCGTTCTACATCGGCTACTTCAAGAGCGAGAACAGCCTCGTCATCACCTACATCTTCGATGGCGACCAGTACCTCGCTCCCGAGGTGCTGTTCTACTCCCCCGGTGGCGTCACGCACTGGGTCCGCACGTCGCGCAAGCCCTACCTGTCCCGCGAGGACAACGGGCGGATGCTGCACCGCGGAGCGCCCCTGGGCGATGCGGCGCAGCTCTCACAGGACGCCATCGTGGTGCCGCTGCTGGATCACAAGTCGGGTGAGGCGGTCGGGATGATGAGTGCCCAGAGCCTCAAGCCCGACGTGTTCTCCGAGGAGTTCCTGCGCGCCATGGAGTGGGTGGGCCGCGCGCTCATGCAGTCCGTCGCCCGCGACGACGACGACGCGGACTCCCTCGGCCTCTACGAGCTCTACCCCGAGCTGGACAGCAGCCGCGTGCAGAACGAGGCGGACCTGGTCAACCGGATCGGCGAGAAGCTCGATGAGCTGCGGCTCCTGCTCGGCGACCTGACCGACCAGGCCAAGGAGGCCGGCGGACCCGAGCTCGGCCGAGCCGTCGACAGCGCTCGCCAGCTGGCCGAGCGCGTACAGACCGAGGTGGCGGAGCTGGTCCGCGTGCACGAGCCGCGCATCCTGCACCTGGACCTCACCAGCCGCGAGGTCGAGATCGCCGCGCTGATCGCGCGGGACGGCCTGTCCAACGGCGCGCTGGCGTCCCAGCTGCACATCTCTGAGAAGACCGTGAAGACCCACGTCGGCAACATCCTGCGCAAGCTGGGCGTGACTCAGCGCTCGGCGATTGCGTGGACGCTGCCGCCTGAGGTGCTGGCCGCGACCGAAGACCCGCGTGGTCCTAGGACCATCGGCGCCAAAAGATCAGCCCACGTCCCATAGAGGCGACACCCCCTCTGGCCGCAAGATGAGTACAGGCCGAAGGAGCGGGGGCTCGACGGCTTGTCGGAAGCGCAGTTCGGGGGAGCTGCTCGACCGACTGCCGGGTGTCATGGTCGGGGGGCCACGCACTCGGCGCACGGCGGATACCGCCTGTGAGCCGGGACCAGGGGGAGGCTCACAGGCGGTTGACCGTCTCTATGCGCCTCGCGCACCCACCTCGAGCAGGTGGCGTCGGAGGAAGTCCAGCTCTACGTCGATGGCTCGCTCGTGCTCATCGAGGAACGGCGCGTAGTGGCCGCCGGGCAGCCGAACCAGCTCCGACCTCGGGGCGAGGTCCGCTGCGCGCACGGCGGGAGCCGCCAGGACCGACTGGTCTGCGTCGCAGACCAGTACGAGCAACGGGCACTCGATGCGAGCGGCGGACCGGCCCGGGCGGTACGAGCCCAGCGGGAGCACCGATCGCGCTGCGATGGTCTGCTGCCACTCGGGATAACGGTTGTCGGGGTTCAGGGCCCTTGAGCCGTCCTGCGCGTCGGGTGTGGTCAGCATGGCGACCGTCCCGCGGGGCCCCACCAGCGGAACGACCAGCGGATCGCGACCGAGCAGACCGCGTACGGCATCGCGCAGGGCCAGCAACGGGAAGCGCAGGACGACGCCCAACGTCTCATGGCGCAGTGTGTTCGGGACGGCCGCCAGACCGTCTGCGAACGGCGTCTGGGCGATGGCCGCCGCGACGCGGTTGTCGGCCGCCACCCGGAACACGTGCCCGCCTGACAGGGAGAAGCCCCACGCGGCGATCCGATCCGGATCGACGTCGCCGAGCGTCCCGGCGAAGGCGACAGCGGCGCTCCAGTCCTCGAGCTGCGTCTGCGCGCGCACCACCTGGCGGGGCGTACCGCCGCTCTCACCGAGGTGCCGGTAGTCGAAGGCGAGCACGGTGAATCCGTCCGCATGGAACCGCGCGGCGAAGCGGTCGGTGCCCGGCTCCTTGGGTACGCCCCCGCCGCCGGCCATGACGACGCACGCGCCGTTGGTGCCGGGGTAGTGCCAGGCTGCGCACTCGATTCCACCACTGATGAACCGGACCTTCTCGCGCTGTGCTGTCTTCATCGCCGGACCTCCGAGATCGTCGCTGCGACAAGTGAACCAGGTGGTTCACTTGTCTGCAAGCGTCTCCCGAGGATTGCTATCCGGCGCTCTCTTCCCGTTCCAGCGCCCGCAGCAGCGCCGCGAGTCCGGCTTGGATGCGTTCGCTGTCCCCCGTGGTGCGCCACTCCATGAGGAACCCTCTGATCGTCGCGAGGACCATCTCGATCACTTCGCGCGCCCGGGCTTCCGACCAGCCCTTCGGGCACATCGACCGGAGCGGAGCGAGGTACTGGTCCGAAGCGTCCTTGGCGAGGTGGGCGTAACGCTGCGGGTCGTACATCGCCAACCCGATGGCCTGGTCGATCACCCTGAGCCCAGATGCGTCGTCCATGAGCACCGGCCACACCG includes these proteins:
- a CDS encoding DEAD/DEAH box helicase, translated to MTDQITSTTEAQAPAEPTFADFDVHPDIVGALRDAGIITPFPIQAMTLPVALAGHDIIGQAKTGTGKTLGFGVPILNRVVAPGDAAYDDMPAPGKPQALAVAPTRELAVQVSGDIERAGRARGIRVLTVYGGRAYEPQIEALRKGVEVVVGTPGRLIDLANQGYLDLSYVRSVVLDEADEMLDLGFLPDVEKLLAMTPASRQTMLFSATMPGAVVALARRYMTQPTHIRAMNEEGDDGHTVKAIEQFVYRAHAMDKVEMLARILQAKDRGLTIIFTRTKRTAAKVADDLVERGFAAAAIHGDLGQGAREQALRAFRAGKVDILVATDVAARGIDVDHVTHVINYQCTEDEKTYVHRIGRTGRAGNTGIAVTFVDWDDMPRWALINKALDLGIPEPVETYSSSEHFYEDLDIPQGATGTLPRSSRTRAGLGAEKVEDLGETGKSGGRGGAPAGRGHGRSGGGRGSKTSDRPQTNASETPRAEGERGTGDAARRRRRRRTRGGDKPAAGSQD
- a CDS encoding response regulator transcription factor, which gives rise to MSPGDQEAHPFSPATVAVLRNTDRRLRAADRGDLTRRYAACKAALTGLAPLDAFYIGYFKSENSLVITYIFDGDQYLAPEVLFYSPGGVTHWVRTSRKPYLSREDNGRMLHRGAPLGDAAQLSQDAIVVPLLDHKSGEAVGMMSAQSLKPDVFSEEFLRAMEWVGRALMQSVARDDDDADSLGLYELYPELDSSRVQNEADLVNRIGEKLDELRLLLGDLTDQAKEAGGPELGRAVDSARQLAERVQTEVAELVRVHEPRILHLDLTSREVEIAALIARDGLSNGALASQLHISEKTVKTHVGNILRKLGVTQRSAIAWTLPPEVLAATEDPRGPRTIGAKRSAHVP
- a CDS encoding GlsB/YeaQ/YmgE family stress response membrane protein translates to MIGDIIGFIVLGAIIGALARLVLPGKQDIGWAATIIIGIIGAFVGGLITRAIVGDDHRWIGYVVSIAIGALGVAVYAGMEAKKVRSTLPTDLSGNSRAS
- a CDS encoding TetR/AcrR family transcriptional regulator, whose translation is MTETPSYRRSTGSARGAARREQLLELVTDDLSQHGLVDFSLRRAARAAGTTHKVLLYHFESAEDLLGQAMYRLRTRRIGNTLAAAASGNTLAARIESVWPVLMDDASGLRVIDQAIGLAMYDPQRYAHLAKDASDQYLAPLRSMCPKGWSEARAREVIEMVLATIRGFLMEWRTTGDSERIQAGLAALLRALEREESAG
- a CDS encoding ferritin-like fold-containing protein translates to MAPSTGRDLSDPTFRASVIELCGALAYGELVGFFTIVHDAQTAPRLAYRVALAKVASNEFTQYERLVGRIEELGGDPEEAMAPFTASFDEWVRRTPPSSWLEGLMKVYAGNTLASDFYREISAYVDPQTRDLVKEVLQDSGQAEFAAQELRQAIADDPAIAGRLALFGRRLIGEALSQAQRVAADRDAITMLLVDDGSGHGADLAEMTQIFARITQGHTDRMEALGLSA
- a CDS encoding alpha/beta hydrolase; the protein is MKTAQREKVRFISGGIECAAWHYPGTNGACVVMAGGGGVPKEPGTDRFAARFHADGFTVLAFDYRHLGESGGTPRQVVRAQTQLEDWSAAVAFAGTLGDVDPDRIAAWGFSLSGGHVFRVAADNRVAAAIAQTPFADGLAAVPNTLRHETLGVVLRFPLLALRDAVRGLLGRDPLVVPLVGPRGTVAMLTTPDAQDGSRALNPDNRYPEWQQTIAARSVLPLGSYRPGRSAARIECPLLVLVCDADQSVLAAPAVRAADLAPRSELVRLPGGHYAPFLDEHERAIDVELDFLRRHLLEVGARGA
- a CDS encoding DUF3107 domain-containing protein, with the translated sequence MEVRIGVQNVAREVVIQSEQNSDEVQKLVLAALESGKPLTLIDERGHSVTVPANVLGYVDVGSEQKGRVGFGS